Proteins from a genomic interval of Papaver somniferum cultivar HN1 chromosome 4, ASM357369v1, whole genome shotgun sequence:
- the LOC113362815 gene encoding probable serine/threonine-protein kinase At1g54610: MGCVLCKRSSESNNGSSKKPNEVVLVVEEEGRNTTASSDVVVNGGGNVIRVNKEHSNNSINRSERKKIGDNQTVVIDRLKQPKINSLKVQHGWPSWLSAVAGDAIQGWIPRRADTFEKLDKIGQGTYSNVYKARDLITGKIVALKKVRFDNLEPESVKFMAREILVLRRLDHPNVIKLEGLVTSRMSSSLYLVFEYMEHDLAGLAACSGVKFTEPQVKCYMKQLLSGLEHCHNRGVLHRDIKGSNLLIDNEGILKIADFGLASFYNPDYRQPMTSRVVTLWYRPPELLLGATYYDVGVDLWSAGCILGELLAGKPIMPGRTEVEQLHKIFKLCGSPSEEYWKKSKLPHATIFKPQQPYKRCIPETFKDFPPSSLPLIETLLSIDPDERGTSSSALKSEFFASKPFACEPSSLPKYPPCKEMDVKLRDEEARRQRALSGKGNAGDASKKARGRDRGDRAVPAPEANAELQINLDRRRKLMTEANTKSKSEKFPPPHHDASGVFPLDSSRNGPVTFIAPENSFTSSIFEPNSSRVSHSGSLRNSSAVGGHTRRKAKKEDPQMAPSRSFMHAFRPSSIGRSMELKLKGKESVSEVFGG; encoded by the exons ATGGGTTGTGTTCTTTGTAAAAGATCATCAGAAAGCAACAATGGCAGTAGTAAGAAGCCTAATGAAGTAGTAttagtagtagaagaagaaggaaggaaCACTACTGCTAGTTCAGATGTAGTTGTTAATGGTGGTGGTAATGTGATTAGGGTTAATAAAGAGCACAGTAATAATAGTATAAATAGATCAGAAAGAAAAAAGATCGGAGATAATCAAACGGTCGTCATCGATAGATTAAAACAACCAAAAATAAATTCATTGAAAGTGCAACATGGTTGGCCTTCTTGGTTATCAGCTGTTGCAGGTGATGCTATTCAAGGATGGATTCCTCGTAGAGCCGATACTTTTGAAAAGCTCGATAAG ATTGGGCAAGGGACATATAGTAATGTGTATAAAGCTAGAGATCTAATAACTGGAAAGATTGTTGCATTAAAGAAAGTTCGATTCGATAATTTAGAACCGGAGAGTGTGAAATTTATGGCTAGAGAAATACTTGTTTTAAGAAGACTTGATCACCCAAATGTGATTAAATTAGAAGGATTAGTTACGTCGAGGATGTCTTCCAGTTTGTATTTGGTTTTTGAATACATGGAACATGATCTTGCTGGTCTTGCTGCTTGTTCTGGGGTCAAATTTACTGAACCACAG GTTAAGTGCTACATGAAGCAATTGCTGTCTGGACTTGAACACTGTCACAATAGAGGTGTCCTACATCGGGATATCAAGGGTTCAAATCTGCTTATCGACAATGAAGGAATTCTGAAAATAGCTGATTTTGGGTTGGCTTCTTTTTATAATCCAGATTATAGGCAGCCTATGACTAGTCGTGTTGTCACCCTTTGGTACCGCCCACCAGAGCTCCTTTTAGGAGCGACCTATTATGATGTTGGTGTTGATCTTTGGAGTGCTGGCTGCATTTTAGGGGAGTTGCTTGCCGGGAAACCAATAATGCCAGGAAGGACAGAG GTAGAACAGCTTCACAAGATTTTTAAGTTATGTGGGTCCCCGTCAGAGGAATACTGGAAGAAGTCGAAGTTGCCACATGCAACAATTTTCAAGCCACAACAACCATACAAGCGATGCATACCAGAAACTTTTAAAGATTTCCCACCTTCTTCCTTACCTTTGATAGAAACTCTTCTTTCAATTGACCCAGATGAACGAGGCACTTCCTCATCTGCTCTGAAAAGTGAA TTCTTTGCCTCAAAACCTTTTGCCTGTGAGCCATCAAGCTTACCTAAGTATCCTCCATGCAAAGAAATGGATGTGAAACTGAGGGACGAAGAAGCTAGAAG ACAACGAGCCTTGAGTGGTAAAGGAAATGCTGGTGATGCTTCAAAGAAAGCCCGAGGCCGTGATCGAGGTGACCGTGCGGTTCCGGCTCCTGAGGCAAATGCTGAACTACAAATAAATTTGGAT CGGCGGAGGAAATTAATGACTGAAGCAAACACAAAGAGCAAGAGTGAGAAGTTTCCACCTCCTCATCATGATGCTTCAGGAGTATTTCCACTAGATTCATCGCGCAATGGCCCTGTAACGTTCATTGCACCTGAAAATTCATTTACCTCTTCGATATTCGAACCAAACTCGTCGAGGGTCTCGCACTCGGGCTCGTTGAGAAATTCTTCAGCTGTTGGAGGACATACTAGGAGGAAAGCCAAAAAGGAAGATCCCCAAATGGCACCTTCCAGATCCTTTATGCATGCATTCAGGCCATCCTCAATTGGGCGCTCTATGGAGCTTAAACTAAAGGGTAAAGAATCGGTTTCTGAGGTTTTTGGCGGCTGA
- the LOC113362816 gene encoding pyruvate dehydrogenase E1 component subunit beta-1, mitochondrial-like, protein MLGAIKQKVGSTALNSSIIGQSLQRFRPSASSARSYAAAAKQMTVRDALNSALVEEMSADPKVFLMGEEVGEYQGAYKISKGLLEKFGPDRVLDTPITEAGFAGIGVGAAYYGLKPVVEFMTFNFSMQAIDHIINSAAKSNYMSAGQINVPIVFRGPNGAAAGVGAQHSQCYAAWFGSCPGLKVLTPYSSEDARGLLKAAIRDPDPVVFLENEMLYGESFPISEEALDSNFTLPIGKAKIEREGKHVTITAFSKMVGYALQAAEILSKEGISAEVINLRSIRPLDRATINASVRKTNRLVTVEEGLPQHGVGAEICMSVVEESFAYLDAPVERIAGADVPMPYAATLERIAVPQVEDIVRAAKRACYRSVPLAAAA, encoded by the exons ATGTTGGGTGCAATTAAGCAAAAAGTTGGTTCTACAGCCCTCAATTCTTCG ATTATAGGACAATCTTTGCAGAGGTTTCGACCTTCGGCTTCTTCAGCGAGGAGTTATGCTGCAGCTGCCAAACAG ATGACAGTGAGAGATGCTCTGAATTCTGCTCTTGTTGAGGAAATGTCCGCTGATCCAAAAGTCTTTTTGATGGGTGAAGAG GTTGGCGAATACCAGGGGGCGTATAAG atttCCAAAGGGCTTCTGGAGAAGTTTGGTCCTGACAGGGTTCTTGATACTCCAATTACGGAG GCTGGATTTGCTGGAATTGGAGTTGGTGCCGCTTATTATGGTCTAAAGCCTGTTGTCGAGTTTATGACATTTAACTTCTCAATGCAG GCAATTGATCACATCATCAACTCTGCTGCAAAATCAAACTACATGTCTGCTGGTCAGATAAATGTGCCAATTGTTTTTAGAGGACCGAACGGTGCTGCTGCTGGGGTTGGTGCCCAACACTCACAG TGCTATGCAGCATGGTTTGGTTCCTGCCCTGGTTTGAAAGTCTTGACCCCATACTCATCTGAAGATGCTCGTGGTCTTCTTAAAGCTGCTATCAGGGATCCTGATCCCGTTGTATTCCTCGAAAACGAAATGCT ATATGGTGAATCTTTTCCTATTTCAGAAGAAGCGCTTGATTCCAATTTCACCCTTCCAATAGGAAAAGCCAAG ATTGAGCGAGAAGGAAAACATGTGACAATTACAGCTTTCTCAAAGATGGTTGGCTATGCTCTCCAG GCTGCAGAGATTCTTTCAAAGGAAGGAATAAGTGCTGAG GTTATAAATCTGCGTTCAATTAGACCACTGGACAGAGCTACCATTAACGCTTCTGTTAGaaaaactaacagacttgtgacAGTTGAAGAAGGCTTACCTCAGCATGGTGTTGGCGCAGAGATCTG TATGTCGGTCGTTGAGGAGAGCTTTGCATATCTTGATGCACCTGTAGAAAGGATTGCTGGAGCTGATGTTCCCATGCCTTATGCAGCTACACTTGAGAGAATTGCTGTTCCACAG GTTGAAGATATTGTACGTGCAGCGAAGAGGGCATGTTACAGATCAGTCccattggcagcagcagcttaa